TCGGCAGCACCGTCACCGCGATCATCGTCGCTCTCGTTCCCGACGTTCCGTATCCGCGGACGCTCGTCCTCGTGGGCGGCGCGTGGGGACTCGTTCCCGACGCGGTGAAACTCGTTCGCCACCCGATTCTGTCGACACTCCACGAGGGTCCGATAGCCGACATGTTCTGGTTCCACCGTACGTTCGATCGGTTCGACGTCGCCGACTCCGTCGGGCTCGCGAGCGTATCGCTGGCGATCTTTATCGGCGTCACGTCGATCCTCGAGCGGCGGTCCTATCGGGCACCCGAGACGGTTCGCGACCGGGTACCCGACTGACCGACAGCGAAGCGCGGTCGCCTCCGGAGAACAGCGACGGATCGGATTCCGGCGATTCGTGTCTCTGGCCGTAAGACAGAGTCACGAGTACTGATTGGGTAGTAGCTGGAACCCCGAGACTCTCCCTCGTCCGACCGATCACGCCCCGCCAAACCGTCTGAACCCCCCGCCGGCGACCAGTTCCCGACCGTCTCGACGTCCGGTACCGACGGAACGGTGCGAAAACGGTCAGGAATTACTGATAATTCGGAGAACGTTTTACGTGTGTTCGTGGAATGCGGGGGTACTATGACCGAGTTTGGCGCAACGTACGTCCCGAAGGTGTGCGCCTACATCACCCGCAACGAGCGAGAACTACTCGTGTTCGAGGGGCCCGAACACGACGGGCTGCAGATCCCGAAGGGGACGATCGAAGCCGGCGAATCGAGACTCGAGGCGCTGCGACGAGAGGTCAGGGAGGAAAGCGGTCTCAAGACGCTACGAGCGGTCCGGCACGTCGCGAGCGACAGTTGGATGCGCCAAAAATCGCCCCCGCGGTTCTACAGACGCCACTTCTTTCACGCATCCGTCGACGGGGCCCCCGACGAGTGGACGCACGCGGTTACCGGCGAGGGCGCGGAACGCGGCTTCGAGTTCGAGTTCTCCTGGCAGGAACTCCCGCCGAATCGCGAATTCGCGATGGCACTCGACGACTACGTCCACCTCGTCGAGCGGTCACTCTCGCGGACCGATCGGTAACCGCTCGCGTCCCTATCGCCGTCTACGCGCCGGTCCCTCGCACGACCGGTCGA
This DNA window, taken from Natronococcus sp. CG52, encodes the following:
- a CDS encoding metal-dependent hydrolase gives rise to the protein MSRGITHFAFGSTVTAIIVALVPDVPYPRTLVLVGGAWGLVPDAVKLVRHPILSTLHEGPIADMFWFHRTFDRFDVADSVGLASVSLAIFIGVTSILERRSYRAPETVRDRVPD
- a CDS encoding NUDIX hydrolase — encoded protein: MTEFGATYVPKVCAYITRNERELLVFEGPEHDGLQIPKGTIEAGESRLEALRREVREESGLKTLRAVRHVASDSWMRQKSPPRFYRRHFFHASVDGAPDEWTHAVTGEGAERGFEFEFSWQELPPNREFAMALDDYVHLVERSLSRTDR